Part of the Plutella xylostella chromosome 22, ilPluXylo3.1, whole genome shotgun sequence genome is shown below.
GCATCGTCTTGAACGCTGACAAAactaaacttttaatattacaCTCGCCTCACTTAAATCTGAATGAATCACCTCCACCTTTAGTAACACATAGTTATTCCTGCCTCCACAATAATTTGGTTAATTGTCAATGTAAACCAATAGAAAGAGTAGATTGTGTAACCTACCTTGGTGTAAAGATTGATAATAATTTCTCATGGTCTCAACATATAGAATATATTAGCGATAAATTAAGgatattattaggtaaattttatcatttaagTTATAAAGTTCCTATTAGCACGTTAAAATGTTTATACTTTGCTTTAGTCGATTCAATCTTAGATTATGCTCTTGATTGTTATGGGCTAACGTTTAAAACCTACTTAGATAAACTAGAAACATTGCAGACTCGATTTTTAAAGCTACTAGTTAATACAAAAACCAAGTTAGAATGTaaagataattataaaaaactgtataaaatatgtaaaattctGCCAGTCactgttaaatttaaatatctattaGCCATTCACAATTATAAAACCTGTAATAATTACCTTCATCCCATTACCCATAAACACGGCACAAGGTCTATATCTGAGGGTAAATTTGAGGTAcctaaagttaataattattatggtgaTAGAACtctaaaaaaaagaataccgTACCTACTAAATAGTTTACCTCAGGATATACGACAAGAGCCTATGttatctaaatttaaaactaaattaaaaaaatattttttgcttaaCTTACCTTGATACAAGTTCACCtcagattataattttattatttgttgtgatattaccaattatgtataacaatacctaaaacataaaaaagtattttgtttagtaTAAGAGACTCCGATCCCACAGGCAAATTGTATACAAACAGTTTTGTGGGACTCATTGTAAAACTACAACTAATATGtaagcttaataaataaataaataaataaataaataaataaattacataagtCCCTACAAGGCATTCGAATAAGAAAATATGCGTTAttaatttaagattttattcaaattctaTTACcggtaggtatttattcaaataaaaatttacacgataaataataattacctttTTCAGCGACAAAAaggaagttattattctgagtgcaACATCACAGTCACAGATATCTAGCCTTTTTTATAGACTACGCCACTTTATGGTTTTTTCGTATTCTGTGGCTGTTATTGGTGTAGATTTGTCAAATTGAAGTGAAAGATTTTATGGAGGTCATGCATTGCATTGCATTTTTATGCATTTTACACCAATTATTGTGTGTCTAATGCGACAAATATCAATTAAACGCGATAGTTTTCagtgtaatattatgttattcacCAGATTTAACTGAGCAAAAGTGTTAATCTCTCCAAATTCTCTTTTCCCTGTGTTGTGTTGTCTTTCGCCAAAGTTTGTCTGTTTTGGCTATAAAATTGTAACATAATGGCAGATCAATTTTGTTTACGTTGGAATAACTTTCAAACTAACATTGTGAATGCGCTAGATTCATTGAAGTGCTCAGAAGACCTCGTAGACGTGACACTCACTTGCGAGGGCAGGAATATCAAGGCCCACAAAGTGATCTTGTCAGCTTGCAGCCCGTACTTCAGGAATGTGTTCAAGGTGAATGGCTCAGATACATGTTATTCAATTCGGTTTTAGTCAttgaaaatatgaaaacattattaaaacgattaaacatacttttttgtgaagataatttgaaatgataaaaaatattctttttaCAGGAGAACCCATGTCAACACCCTGTTATTATCCTGAAAGATGTGTTGGCTAATGATATAGTGAGCTTGTTGTCTTACATGTATCAGGGGGAAGTGTTCATTGAAGAAAGTAAACTGTCTTCATTTCTCCATACTGCTGCCTTGCTGCAAGTAAAAGGATTAACAGGGGTGACACAACAGGTATGTTACAGTTATTTAGCAAGtccttttattataaaaacattttcaaaaCAACTACAACTAAAATGAGTGAAATTATTGCTTtagtaattatatttgttATGATTGTTATGTATGATtgttatgtattatattgttatgtatttattttgattggtctttttattaaatgtattcaattaaaaagggtcatttttttaacattttagtTGAGCCTTAAAAAATGCAGCTCATTAATTTTTAAgtgattaataatatttttactttacagAAAGAGACTGTAACCATCCCAAATGCTTCAAACAAACTGTATACTCAGTTAACCATCTCATCAAAGCCTCAAGTGAGTCATCAAAAAGACGCAAAGTTACCAGGACTTAAGAAGAGACGGAGCAGTACTTCGGACAAACCCAACGATGTCACCATTGGGACCCACAAGAAAAGCAAAGTTCTTGACTCAAATGATATTTACAACCTGCCATACCTATCCAAAGTTGTAGATAATCAAATCAATGTTcctgataataataatgttgacAAGAAATGTGAAACTAAAACTGAGTCTAATGTACCGCTTGCCAATGGTAAAAGCTCTGCAACCTCACAGGTAATAggacaaataatttataatataccttaATTACAAGCTTAATTAATGCATTAttgatgtaggtatgtaggtataatacttTCATGTAATGGGATAAATCAGCATTAATCAATAGTTAACATTTTGAAGCTATACACAGGTTCTATACTACTCCAGCTCAAAAAAATAAGGATTCATCATAATGTCGACTCTATTACACATATTAATATGAAGTTGttacatatgaaattattattacattttcaGAACAACACCCAAGGAGAACACATACCCGTGACAGTGAAACTAGAGAGGCCGGACGAGACAGACTCTCCCGCACCACCACTGTCCGAGAGTTCCGAGACAGAGAACAGTCTTCCCGGCTATGAGAACAGCATGCTTGCCAGGTCTCTACTCTCAGGTATGGATGGACTTCTACTTTCATGCTACTTCAGTATTTATAAAGAGGACAATTGTTGAGACTTTCATgtaaaaactactgaatgAATGTATTTAGTATGAGATTTGGTGTGTAGGAAGCTCAAGGATTGCTCCttgattaatataattataggcTAATGTTTATCCCAGAATTACCatgaaaaaactttttaaagcaaaGAGAACTCCTCTTAGCTAGACAAAAGAAAGAATTGGGCATCTAAATAACAATTTCTACCAGACAACCGTAATTTATACAGTATACCTTATGTTAGTTCTATAAGCACtaactttaatttaatagTTAGTGTAATAGCTGATTCTTGATTAGTTATTAGTGCATTGAACATGTCTGATGAAGGTTAAAAGGTCATGTTCATCAGTCTTatcaattacctacttatcaaaCTATCTACTACATCTTTTATAATTGGTTTATATTTCATTGCTGTGGTAAGTTGCACCAAGCCAAGGCTAAACTTTGCAGTCATTATCCAAGGCCAACTGGTTTTCCAACTGTCTACTAAATACACTTAAGTATCAGCAAACTCGCagaaatgaaaaataactATTAAAGTTTACAATGCAGTCCATGTTTAAAACCCGTGATTCTGTCTTTTTCAGGTATAAACCCTTCCAAAAGTGACAACAGTGCCAATTCTTCTTCCCTAAAAAAAGCCAATAACAAAATTGAGGTACCATGCTCAGTGGGTAAAGATACCGCAACCGATACTGTACTCTACACCAACCAAGCTAACGCATCCAAAAGTCCTATGAAGACTGATGAACCATTAGTGAAGTCTGAAAAACAGTCACCAAAACCTGAAACAGATTATGAGCCCGAAGTGCTGTTGTCTGAGCAACAAGACGACAATGACTCCGAAGGAGGTTACGGTTCAGAGCAGTCGCAGGCACTCATGCTACTGGCTGGAATGTCCTCGATAAATGTCCTTGCAGCTGGGGCCTCGACATCGCAAGGGTTGACTCATCAGCAATCAAATCATGCAGCCATATGTGGAGACTGTCCTCACTGCGGTATGAAATATTCGAACCAGTCAGCTCTGAAGTACCATGTTCGACTGATGCACTCGGATCTCACTAACAGGCTATGCTGCTATCTTTGCCCACGCTCATTCACTATGCGTGAAACCTTCAAAGAGCACATGTGGGCTACGCATGGTCAGAGGAATTAAACTGTTTAATGTAAGACATTGCCTGGTGCCTTCAAAtgttccttattaatataggAGGCAGATATTTAGTTTCCGACATTGTGAAGTATGGGAGTTAAGTGCCTTGAGTAATGTTGACCGTCCTATGTAATATTCTGTGCTACACAGGACTATTTGTAAATTTGTGatagtatgttttttttttacaaaaatgaaGAGATTGGATTCAGAAACTTTATATTGCGGAAGTAACTTCATTGACTCCAGATTAAAATAGACTTATAATGTTACTGTTTAGTGGTAGGAAGTCTAAATCGGCGCAGCCTTTTTATGGTACAAAATTTATGATTCACGGATATATTACTAGTTTTTAAgttgtaattatgtatttataatttatgttatttaggTTGTTCACTTATCTCACTTGTCACTTTTAACCACTTTATTATGTATCGGTGCAAGAGAcaagtttaataaatatttaaaaccaggctgtaaaaatatgttacaCGCTACTTTCGACAAAGCGATCCAACCTGAAGGTACTTCGTATTTGTATCTCTAATATACTTTAATTTATGAGATATACACAAGTATGTATAATAGAATTAGTTGCAAGTTGTTACAAAGCACCCGAGGGATCaatctatataaaaaagtaaGATCCAGTATTATATGTAGTTGAAATTAATATGACAGACTTGGCAGTGGATCaattaatgatattttattcaagATTAAGATAATGCTCTTGTCAATTTACCATGccttatattaatattatatctatCATACATACTGTAAACCTAGTGAGTAGTTTTAGAGGCTTAACATTAGTTACTTTTTTAATCTATACAAAATGATTATGACATACGCAAAAAGCGAGTGAATAGTGTGAAGACAAACTATTTCGTTTAAATTTagctaagtatttgaaaatgcTAATGAGGATttagtaaatatataaaaacattaatattactTAGTATTGAAACAGCTACAATGactataacaaaaacaataagtGCCCCATTTCTTCTAAAATAATTTCCGTAGGAAAAACAGTGAGAAGCTCGTAAAACTCAACACACTTTGACTCTGACCGTATAAAGATTGTTTTTACTTGTAATATGTCCACATTGTTTGaaagggaaaaatataatgagTTGCCTCGAATTTCTATGGTTACTCTCAGAAGTTAGTCAAAGTTTCTTAACCACGTGATGCCTTCATGGAAATTTACTGTGAATTACCTAGTTTCCAATGTGCCCAACACTTCCACTATACTTACTCATGTTCTAAAATCAGTAATGTTAGAAATGTCTTtaggaatttatttattatttatgtgtcCACGAGTGTCTTAATAGTGGTACTGATAAAAGTATACTTACGTCGTTTTATTATAGTTGTTTgctaattatgaatattttcgTCTTTAAAATCTGTTTACAAAAGGtgaaatattaagtacatttaatttataatacgtACATAAATCATTATGTGTTCAGTCTTAAGCAGTTGTTACAACTGCTATCTACCAACTTATTGTGACCTAAAGCGAgatagatatattatattccACGGTCAAAGTGATGAAAAACAACCAAcaaattatatatgtataagtaccacatacttatgtataatttattttgctaTCAGTTACCTACTGGtctggttttattttaaagatttaagatgatatttttgttattaatgctcgttataaatgttttttagttTTGGTGTTTCGTGCCAAAACattctaatttatttttttaatagtatttagatgtaggtaaataccattaggtattttaatttacttattctAGTATTCGTTAGTTACCTTTTTGTAGGTGGTTGAAATTATTGAAAGTTTATGATTATGCTTACAAGTTACAAGGTTCTTCTTGGAATCGAATCTTATAGGAAAATGTTAcattagatattttaatttagacAGTATGCCTTATTCGGTATTAAAATTATCCTTGGTTGAAAGCCATTAACGTTCTGTTTGAAATACAACTAAGGACCCAAACTATTTTTGACtattcataaaattatgatgaaatatttatatttacctagATTAgtacctaaactaaaatatatttacgttACGTAATATTGTtgaatatttaattcaaattttacaagatttacaatttattatgttataaataaagttggcgcttccataaaaacattgttttttaCTGAAATCCTATGTTACTGAACCATACTGAAGTACCTAGGTAGAGGtataaggcccgggtctc
Proteins encoded:
- the LOC105384150 gene encoding protein tramtrack, beta isoform — its product is MADQFCLRWNNFQTNIVNALDSLKCSEDLVDVTLTCEGRNIKAHKVILSACSPYFRNVFKENPCQHPVIILKDVLANDIVSLLSYMYQGEVFIEESKLSSFLHTAALLQVKGLTGVTQQKETVTIPNASNKLYTQLTISSKPQVSHQKDAKLPGLKKRRSSTSDKPNDVTIGTHKKSKVLDSNDIYNLPYLSKVVDNQINVPDNNNVDKKCETKTESNVPLANGKSSATSQNNTQGEHIPVTVKLERPDETDSPAPPLSESSETENSLPGYENSMLARSLLSGINPSKSDNSANSSSLKKANNKIEVPCSVGKDTATDTVLYTNQANASKSPMKTDEPLVKSEKQSPKPETDYEPEVLLSEQQDDNDSEGGYGSEQSQALMLLAGMSSINVLAAGASTSQGLTHQQSNHAAICGDCPHCGMKYSNQSALKYHVRLMHSDLTNRLCCYLCPRSFTMRETFKEHMWATHGQRN